In Myxococcus stipitatus, the genomic window GGGCGCTCAGACACGCAACCCGTCCTCCGCGAATCCTCACACCGGCGCCTTGATGAAGTCCACGAAGGCCCGGAGCACGGACGGAAGCTGGCGGCGGCTCGGGTAGTACAGGAAGAACCCCGCGTACGGCGGGCACCAGTCCTCGAGCACCCGCACCAGCCGCCCCTCGTCGAGCAGCGACGACACCTGCGCCTCGAAGACATACGCGAGCCCCACGCCCGCCAGCGCCGCGTCCACCATCAACCCCTGGTCGTTCATCGTCAGTGGCCCCTCCACCTCCACCAGCACCTCCTCGCCGTCCTTCTCGAACTCCCAGCGGTAGAACGAGCCGCTGGAGAACCGGAAGCGCACGCACGGCAACCCGCGCAGGTCCTGGGGTGACGCGGGCGCCACGTGCCTCGCGAAGAACCCGGGCGACGCGACGACCGCCGACCGCTGCTTCCCACCGAGCGGCACCGCGACCATGTCCGCCGCGACGGCCTCGCCGAACCGCACCCCCGCGTCGAACCCCTGCCCCACGATGTCC contains:
- a CDS encoding LysR family transcriptional regulator, encoding MKRIDPAALSAFLSVATHRSFRKAAAELGVTPSALSHALRGIEARLGVRLVNRTTRSVALTEAGERLYARVRPAFLDIRDALEDLNAFRGQPMGTLRLNAARQSAHLALLPVVARFLRAYPDVRVEIRVDDALTDIVGQGFDAGVRFGEAVAADMVAVPLGGKQRSAVVASPGFFARHVAPASPQDLRGLPCVRFRFSSGSFYRWEFEKDGEEVLVEVEGPLTMNDQGLMVDAALAGVGLAYVFEAQVSSLLDEGRLVRVLEDWCPPYAGFFLYYPSRRQLPSVLRAFVDFIKAPV